From the Argopecten irradians isolate NY chromosome 13, Ai_NY, whole genome shotgun sequence genome, one window contains:
- the LOC138306773 gene encoding uncharacterized protein, protein MEMQWLLTMLESSGFLEPLRSRPVPRKLENLQYLHAGQYKPKHRQADQQEQEALLQVLKTSALANTDITTFHYPKRTIGSSEVLYRDSFVEQPNQRSSASVM, encoded by the exons ATGGAG ATGCAGTGGTTGCTGACAATGTTAGAGAGTAGTGGATTTCTGGAGCCACTTCGAAGTAGACCAGTTCCAAGGAAACTTGAGAATTTGCAATACTTGCATGCTGGACAGTACAAGCCCAAACATCGACAAGCTGACCAGCAGGAGCAAGAGGCTCTACTTCAAGTGTTAAAGACATCTGCTCTCGCTAACACAGACATCACAACATTTCACTACCCGAAGAGGACCATAGGTTCAAGTGAAGTGCTATACCGGGATTCGTTTGTGGAGCAGCCCAACCAGCGCTCATCAGctagtgtcatgtaa